In Planococcus sp. MB-3u-03, the DNA window ACCGCCGCCCCGCTTGGCGTGTAACGAAGATCAGGATCTTTTGTCAGTCTTCCGACCAATACAACCCGGTTGATCATCAGAATTCAACCTCCTTCTTCAAGTCGTGTATTATCTGTATTCCGCTTATCTTATACGTCTAGGCGTACAGCGATGTGGCGGATAATGTCTTCATTGATGTTCGCAAGACGTGTAAACTCGTTGATAGCTTCAGTTCCAGCGTTCGCTTTCACGATCTGGTAGAAACCTTCTTTGAAATCATTGATTTCATAAGCCAAACGGCGTTTACCCCATTCTTTCGACTCGATGATTTCCGCTCCGTTTGAAGTTAGGACTTCGCTGAAACGCTCAACTAGCGCTTTCTTCGCGTCCTCTTCAATGTTCGGGCGTACAATGTACATTACTTCGTATTCTCTCATCGTATTGTCACCTCCTTATGGACTTGGGCCCTGCTGTTTCCAGCGGGCAAGGAGCAAGCAATCATAAATATTACTCACATCAATATATTGTAGCATACGCACAGGCTTCCGGCAAGCTGTAATTTAGGCTATACTGGGAGCATCAAAGTTCGGGATGTGTTGCCAATGGAACCTCATAAAGTCATCGATTTGAATATAGAAGAAATCGCACCGAAAGCACTGTGGTTCAATATAGTGCTCGTTGTCGCCTTCGCGCTCGCCTACCAGCTATTCCGCGAGCCTTTGTCTTTTGGCTTTTCGCTGTTCGGCACCCTCTATTTCTTCGGCGGCTACGCATTATTGATCGTACTGCATGAATTATTCCATTTGATCGGCTTCGTCGTCTTTGGAAAAGTGCCCATCTCTTCACTTCAATACGGCCTCAACTTAAAATTGGGCATCGCTTATGCGACCAGCGACCGTCCCGTGAAAAACCGGGCCATGCGGGCGGTCTTGCTATTGCCATTTTGGACGACAGCCGTTTTGCCGACCGTCATCGGCTTTTGGCTTGGCGATCAAGTGCTCGTCCTGCTCGGCGCCATGCTGACGGCCGGGGCATTCGGCGACTTCCTCATGTACCGTGAACTGCGAAAAGAACCGAACGATGCGTGGATACGGGACGACCCGAAACTCCCCCGCCTCCACGTCTATTCCGGCTATCCGCCACTTGATGAATAATCCTCAGCATGTAAAAGAGAAAGAAGGATCTCATCAGTATATAGAATGGCAGATGGAAATGGAGACGGCGACTCCAGCGGGAGCAGTGACGGAGCAAAGCGAAGGAGCGACGCGAGCTGAAGACCCTGGACTGAGCGCAGCGAGGGAAGCGGCTGAAGCCGTGCCCGCGGAAAGCGTCCGTCGCAATGGACATCTCACATTTCTTTTGGATAAAAAAATGGGCAGTCCCAAGAGGTCATGAAACATAACCTTTTGGGACTGCCCTTCCCTTTTACTGTTTATTTCACAAACGACCGTTCCACATCCCATACGCCTTCCGGGATATATTCCTTCAACAATCGCTCCGCTTTCGCCGTATAGACAATCGCTTGTTTTGTGCCGCGTTCGGTTTCGACCTCGATCGTCAAACGGTCGTACATATCGGTTTTTGCATTCCCCGAATAATCTTCCAAATCGTTGATTGCCGGCCACAAGACATCCGGAATATCGTAAAGCTCTCCTTGGATGACATCGTCTCCCGCCAGTGCCAGCGCCGGATAGCCGAGCCCCGTATCGTACAAGCTTCCTGAAATCGTCACTTGTTCTGCCACCAATTCCGCTTCTTCCAGATAGAAATGGTATTTGCCGCCTCTTTTTAAGGTTCCATATGCGAATAAATACATTTGTTTCCCTCCTCATAAAAAACCGGATGCTCAAAAAAGCACCCGGTTCGGTATTCTTTTCCAGCCGCCAATCCGTTCTTAACTTGTTTCCATGGCAATGACTGACAATAAACTATTAGGCGTAAGCCTTATACATTAAATCTGAAGAGCATGACATCGCCGTCTTTGACGATGTATTCCTTGCCTTCTTGGCGTACTTTTCCAGCTTCTTTCGCCGCTGCCATCGAACCGGCTTCCACCAATTCGTCGTAAGCGACGGTTTCTGCGCGGATAAAGCCGCGTTCGAAGTCGGAGTGGATGATGCCCGCACATTGCGGGGCTTTCATGCCTTTTTTGAACGTCCAAGCACGCACTTCCTGCACGCCGGCAGTGAAGTAAGTGGCAAGTCCGAGCAAGTTATAAGCGGCTTTGACCAATTGATCAAGTCCTGACTCTTCGATGCCGAGCTCTTCGAGGAACATTTCTTTCTCTTCGTCGTCAAGCTCTGCCATTTCCTCTTCGATCTTCGCACACACGACGATCACGTCGGAATCATGACCAGCTGCGTAATCGCGTACTTGCTGCACATATTCGTTGCTCGCCGCATCAGCAATTTCATCTTCCGATACGTTCGCTACATAAAGCATCGGCTTGAGCGTCAACAAGTTCAAGCCTTTCGCGATTTTCAGCTCATCTTCCGTGAAGTCGATCGAACGGGCCAACTCACCGTTTTCAAAGGCTTCGCGGAGCTTCGCCAATACCGGCTCTTCGGCGACGGCATCTTTGTCTTTT includes these proteins:
- the rpsF gene encoding 30S ribosomal protein S6; this translates as MREYEVMYIVRPNIEEDAKKALVERFSEVLTSNGAEIIESKEWGKRRLAYEINDFKEGFYQIVKANAGTEAINEFTRLANINEDIIRHIAVRLDV
- a CDS encoding gamma-glutamylcyclotransferase family protein; its protein translation is MYLFAYGTLKRGGKYHFYLEEAELVAEQVTISGSLYDTGLGYPALALAGDDVIQGELYDIPDVLWPAINDLEDYSGNAKTDMYDRLTIEVETERGTKQAIVYTAKAERLLKEYIPEGVWDVERSFVK
- the ychF gene encoding redox-regulated ATPase YchF; the protein is MALTAGIVGLPNVGKSTLFNAITKAGAEAANYPFCTIDPNVGIVEVPDERLDKLTELVEPKKTIPTAFEFTDIAGIVKGASKGEGLGNKFLAHIREVDAITQVVRCFADDNITHVSGGVDPVSDIEVINLELVLADMESIEKRIARNAKLLKQKDKDAVAEEPVLAKLREAFENGELARSIDFTEDELKIAKGLNLLTLKPMLYVANVSEDEIADAASNEYVQQVRDYAAGHDSDVIVVCAKIEEEMAELDDEEKEMFLEELGIEESGLDQLVKAAYNLLGLATYFTAGVQEVRAWTFKKGMKAPQCAGIIHSDFERGFIRAETVAYDELVEAGSMAAAKEAGKVRQEGKEYIVKDGDVMLFRFNV
- a CDS encoding DUF3267 domain-containing protein; this encodes MEPHKVIDLNIEEIAPKALWFNIVLVVAFALAYQLFREPLSFGFSLFGTLYFFGGYALLIVLHELFHLIGFVVFGKVPISSLQYGLNLKLGIAYATSDRPVKNRAMRAVLLLPFWTTAVLPTVIGFWLGDQVLVLLGAMLTAGAFGDFLMYRELRKEPNDAWIRDDPKLPRLHVYSGYPPLDE